AATGCGAATCCGGCCGCGTGATGATGTCGATAAAGTCAGGTTGTTCGGCTCGGAGCATCGCCTGGACGTCATTGTAGACGCTAGCGATCTTGTACTCGCGAGCGACCGAGTTCGCCTTTTCGCGATCGACGTCACACACTGCGACCATCGCTGCGGCGGGGATGCGGTTCCATGCGTCGTAGTGGAAGTGGCTAAAGTAGCCCGCTCCCACTGCGACCCCGCGTTTCGGATTATTCGGTTCTGCCATGTTCGTTTACCGCATCAGAAAATTGGTATAGATCAAGGCCGCGATCACCACCACGATCATGACCGCGAAGCTCGCTAGCCGTAGTCGCAATTTTCCTGCGGACAATTCACGCAGTGGTCGCAGCGGATTCATGAACAACCAAGCCAACATCGCCAACGTGTTGATCGTTGCAGCGAATACAAAAAACGAATTTGCAGTCCCCGTTTCGAGAGCGAAGTAGGGCATCGTTACCTTGGCGACGAAGTACGGGAACACAACGGCGCTCAACGCGGCGCCCATGTTGCCGACCATGTTCATCGCACCTGAAACCGCACCGCTGCGGTCACCACCGATGTCCATACAAAGAGCCCAACTGGGGCTGAGTGTCATTTCGACTCCGAATAACGCGATTGAAAAACAGAGGATCAGCGGCCAAACGGTTTCTGAATCGGCCGTCTGCGTGCACAACAACAGTCCGATTGCCCCCAAGGCAAATCCGATCATCGCCGGGATTCGCCGCGACAGGACCGGCATGCCCTGCTTATGAAGCAGCGTCACCAAGGTGCCGGAGAGCCACAGTGCAACGGCGCCGACCAACAGCGGAAGTGCCGACAAATTAGCCGCCTGGCTGCCCCAGCGTTCTTCGATATAAGGACGCAGCCACGTGATGCTGATGAAAAAAGTAATGTTGCTTGCCGCGTATTGAAACATTGCCAACAACACGTTCGCGGACGTCACAATTTGGATGTAG
The nucleotide sequence above comes from Novipirellula caenicola. Encoded proteins:
- a CDS encoding MFS transporter; translated protein: MTESVATRQRFLLVLLLFLHTVNTYMDRVCISAAKGPMQSDISGLSDQMMGYVFGIFAIGYALFQIPAGMFSDRAGPRLALTIVVIVWSVFTALTGAVFTAISLLVVRFLFGMGEAGAYPGATRALYKWLPAKERGIGQGIFHSGARVGAALSLVVMPALIDWIGWRWTFVANGFVGLVWGGVWWYWYRDSPSDHRGTNQAEVDLIATGIAEQQSTPLNIPYIQIVTSANVLLAMFQYAASNITFFISITWLRPYIEERWGSQAANLSALPLLVGAVALWLSGTLVTLLHKQGMPVLSRRIPAMIGFALGAIGLLLCTQTADSETVWPLILCFSIALFGVEMTLSPSWALCMDIGGDRSGAVSGAMNMVGNMGAALSAVVFPYFVAKVTMPYFALETGTANSFFVFAATINTLAMLAWLFMNPLRPLRELSAGKLRLRLASFAVMIVVVIAALIYTNFLMR